In the genome of Bacteroidales bacterium, the window AAAAACCGGCGAAGAACTGAAAACTGCTCTCTATAATATAATAAAGGGGCATACAACATTTTCTTACACTTCGTCAGGAACCGATGTTTGGGATATTTTAAAAGAGACAGACCGAGATCCGAATAATTCAAACAATGTAATTCTTCTTTATTCGGGGCGTTCAGTTAACGGGCCCCAAGAATATAACAGCGGAGCAGGATGGACAAGAGAACATGTATGGGCAAAGTCAAGAGGTGATTTCGGAACAAGCCATGGTGCAGGGACTGATGTTCATCATTTGCGACCTTGTGATGTAAGTATGAATTCAACAAGAAATAACAGATGGTTTGCCGAATGTGATGTTCCTGTTTATGATGAAGGTGTTTTTACAGGATCATATAAAAGTGATACTGAATGGCTTTGGAAACCAAGAGCAGAAGTAAAAGGTGATGTAGCGAGAATGATATTCTATATGGCAACAAGATATGAAGGCTATAACGGTGATCCTGATTTAGAACCAATTGACTATATTCCTTCCGATAATTATACAAAAGACCCGATTCATGCTTTACTTTCCGACTTATTGGCATGGCATCTGGAAGACCCTGTTGATGATTGGGAAATAAACAGAAATAATATTATTTACACAAATTATCAACATAACAGAAATCCTTTTATTGATCATCCTGAATATGTAGGTTATATATGGGAAGGAGGAACACCCGATCCCGGTTTTGTAAGTCCTGTAACTTTAACTTTAGTGCTTGATAACTATCCTGCGGAAACTTCATGGAATGTAACAAATAATGCAACCGGAAATTTTGTAACATCAGGAGGTAATTATACAGTTAAAGGCGCTACAATTACAAAAAGTATTACAATGTCAGACGGTGATTATACATTTAATATAGCTGATACATACGGAGACGGAATTTGCTGTTCGTACGGAAACGGTTCATATACATTGACAGATGCAAACGATAAACAAATAGCAACCGGCGGAAATTTTTCATCCTCGGATCAAGTTGAATTCAGCATAGGAGGCACAACTCCTGATACCTCAATGCCTGAAGGATATTGCTCAACAAAAGGCAACATTATTTCTGATGAATGGATTGATTATGTGAATCTCGGCTCAATTAATAACTCAACAGGAGCAAACGGCGGATATGCCGATTTCACATCTCA includes:
- a CDS encoding endonuclease yields the protein MKNITLTLILITAFFYSFAQIPAGYYDNASGKTGEELKTALYNIIKGHTTFSYTSSGTDVWDILKETDRDPNNSNNVILLYSGRSVNGPQEYNSGAGWTREHVWAKSRGDFGTSHGAGTDVHHLRPCDVSMNSTRNNRWFAECDVPVYDEGVFTGSYKSDTEWLWKPRAEVKGDVARMIFYMATRYEGYNGDPDLEPIDYIPSDNYTKDPIHALLSDLLAWHLEDPVDDWEINRNNIIYTNYQHNRNPFIDHPEYVGYIWEGGTPDPGFVSPVTLTLVLDNYPAETSWNVTNNATGNFVTSGGNYTVKGATITKSITMSDGDYTFNIADTYGDGICCSYGNGSYTLTDANDKQIATGGNFSSSDQVEFSIGGTTPDTSMPEGYCSTKGNIISDEWIDYVNLGSINNSTGANGGYADFTSQSTALSSGSQYTISFSTGFSGSSYSEYWKIWIDYNRDGDFEDSGEEIAATSSSSSSTLTANFTVPSSISAGTARMRVSMKYNAYPTPCETFTYGEVEDYAVVLSADKNGLVYFDGKEIITGPVEERVVKLYPNPASDILNLQLPEGINAKADVININGQTLKSMQVNEFIRINISDLPAGIYNIIITDGKSIMTERFIKQ